A window of Selenomonas ruminantium subsp. lactilytica TAM6421 contains these coding sequences:
- a CDS encoding glycosyltransferase 61 family protein — MRKRLYARNESSWAQECFQSYRCSRNPAVQEIAPAILLPPDYWQEKTGEFSGGVCDAQFNFIAGLQRCKPPGAGWYGVGKAYKVPCENLVYEDKEVIFGGILIHHFGHFILECLGRMWYILENRELTQPIVFLTVGENCSWYDDFFALLDIPRERILLIEKPVQFSRVIVPEEAVHSWYYYTDKHLVPYKYLQASAAEVYKGDTPAKIFLVRGREAETATDCINEEYFVAFFQEKGYVPVTLEKLPLVQQIYTVSHAEEIVAIMGSLTHWALFCKPGTKFFMLTRTSSDTLLAQCLVNEASAVDWYIVDVSMNFLHVSRSYGVCLLGPTVYWQKFVAERYGEKAPPMNGQAYHDYLLAWSDYYLLPMNESFPKSQDFAAVLRAMNRELHLNDMALRPQGHRDNFISIYSYALELYRQNKLLQAWDEINNYESQSGKRPLLGMLLKSYILRAQKKYVSEVECLEKLLQEYADSDDDERLADAYSLLGAGLRMLGNTRSAIEAFLHSAEREPDVQKKLTELSNAIFTANTLYDVQPQEMKKMYSLYRQELLALSIKSYPEPEWKHEKIRVGYLSADWRDHPVGHLTHPLLFACDEKNFVIFVYQLNANSDSVTEKLRASRTVWREMAGKSHAEIAAQIRADEIDVLVDLGGHTANNALPVLAYKPAKKQISGIGYFNSTGMEECDGFLTDRYCSPTEFSPYFIEKMLQMPHCHFCYQPLINMPEISAPPCLKNGYITFGSFNNFAKVNDKVLAVWQQIMELVPNARLLLKHGLLGCAEGRAFTQQRLSRMGIPLARVEMRGFSDDYLSQYGDVDIALDTFPYTGGVTTCEALYMGVPVVALKGNRHGANFGYSFLANIGLSELAAATEKEYVELAVNLSYDMQLLHDLRKTLRHQMEGSALMNAGDYMRNLEAIYRHILQD, encoded by the coding sequence AATCGTCATGGGCGCAGGAATGCTTCCAATCCTATAGATGCAGTCGCAATCCGGCCGTGCAGGAAATAGCGCCGGCTATTCTGCTGCCACCGGATTATTGGCAGGAAAAGACGGGGGAATTCAGTGGCGGTGTTTGTGATGCGCAGTTTAATTTTATTGCAGGACTGCAAAGATGCAAGCCTCCTGGTGCTGGCTGGTATGGAGTAGGAAAGGCTTACAAAGTACCATGTGAAAATCTCGTATATGAAGACAAGGAAGTTATTTTTGGCGGCATATTGATTCATCATTTTGGACATTTTATTTTGGAATGTCTGGGACGTATGTGGTACATACTGGAAAATAGGGAGCTTACTCAGCCGATAGTTTTTCTAACGGTGGGAGAAAACTGTTCCTGGTATGATGATTTTTTTGCCTTGTTGGATATACCCAGAGAGAGAATTTTGCTGATTGAAAAACCAGTGCAGTTTAGCCGGGTAATTGTGCCGGAAGAAGCGGTACATAGCTGGTATTATTACACGGATAAGCATTTAGTACCGTATAAATATCTGCAGGCAAGTGCAGCGGAAGTCTATAAGGGAGATACACCAGCTAAAATTTTTTTGGTGCGAGGCAGAGAGGCAGAAACAGCTACAGATTGCATAAATGAAGAGTATTTCGTTGCTTTTTTTCAGGAAAAGGGATATGTGCCCGTGACATTGGAAAAACTGCCTTTGGTGCAACAGATATATACGGTATCTCATGCAGAAGAAATCGTGGCCATCATGGGTTCACTAACTCATTGGGCCCTGTTTTGCAAACCAGGTACGAAATTTTTCATGCTGACGAGAACCAGCAGTGATACGCTGCTAGCGCAGTGTTTGGTAAATGAGGCATCCGCCGTAGACTGGTATATTGTGGATGTTTCCATGAATTTCCTGCATGTTTCCCGTTCCTATGGCGTTTGCTTGTTGGGACCTACTGTTTATTGGCAAAAATTTGTGGCCGAGCGCTATGGGGAAAAAGCTCCGCCTATGAATGGACAGGCTTATCATGATTATCTTTTAGCCTGGAGTGATTACTATCTGTTGCCGATGAATGAGTCCTTTCCCAAAAGTCAGGATTTTGCTGCTGTATTGCGGGCAATGAACAGGGAACTGCATCTTAATGATATGGCGCTGAGACCACAAGGGCATAGGGATAACTTTATTTCTATTTACAGCTATGCTTTGGAGTTATATCGGCAAAATAAGTTATTGCAGGCATGGGATGAAATAAATAATTATGAAAGCCAAAGTGGCAAGCGTCCTTTGCTGGGGATGCTGTTAAAGAGCTATATTCTGCGTGCACAGAAGAAATACGTTTCTGAGGTTGAGTGCTTAGAAAAACTGTTGCAGGAATACGCGGACAGTGATGATGACGAACGACTGGCTGACGCCTATAGCCTGTTGGGAGCAGGACTGCGCATGTTAGGGAACACCAGGTCAGCTATAGAGGCTTTCTTGCATTCGGCCGAGCGGGAACCTGATGTGCAGAAAAAGCTGACAGAGCTAAGCAATGCGATTTTTACAGCAAATACACTGTATGATGTCCAGCCACAGGAAATGAAAAAGATGTATAGTTTGTATCGACAGGAATTGCTGGCATTGTCAATCAAAAGTTACCCTGAACCTGAATGGAAGCATGAGAAAATACGGGTAGGATATTTATCTGCTGACTGGCGGGATCATCCTGTGGGGCATTTGACACATCCTTTGCTGTTTGCCTGCGATGAGAAAAATTTTGTCATTTTTGTATATCAGCTTAATGCCAATAGTGACAGTGTAACCGAAAAACTACGGGCAAGCAGGACTGTCTGGAGGGAAATGGCAGGAAAAAGTCATGCAGAAATTGCTGCTCAGATTCGTGCAGATGAAATCGATGTTTTGGTAGATTTAGGAGGGCATACGGCTAATAATGCTCTGCCAGTGTTGGCTTATAAACCGGCCAAAAAACAAATATCCGGGATAGGGTATTTTAATAGTACAGGAATGGAAGAATGCGATGGTTTTTTGACGGATAGATATTGTTCTCCGACTGAGTTTTCGCCATATTTTATCGAAAAAATGTTACAGATGCCGCATTGTCATTTTTGCTATCAACCTTTGATAAATATGCCGGAAATAAGTGCGCCGCCATGTCTGAAAAATGGATATATTACGTTTGGTTCATTTAATAATTTTGCCAAGGTGAACGACAAAGTGCTGGCCGTATGGCAGCAAATAATGGAGCTTGTTCCCAATGCTCGCTTATTATTAAAACACGGTTTGCTAGGCTGTGCAGAAGGGCGCGCTTTTACACAGCAACGCTTGTCCCGCATGGGCATACCCTTGGCACGTGTCGAAATGAGAGGATTTTCTGATGATTATTTATCGCAATATGGCGATGTAGATATTGCACTGGATACATTTCCCTACACTGGGGGGGTTACCACTTGTGAAGCACTCTATATGGGGGTGCCTGTCGTGGCATTAAAAGGGAACCGTCATGGAGCAAATTTTGGTTATAGTTTTTTGGCTAATATTGGTTTGTCGGAATTGGCTGCTGCAACAGAGAAAGAATATGTAGAGCTGGCGGTAAACCTTAGCTATGATATGCAGCTCCTGCATGATTTGCGTAAAACTTTACGTCATCAGATGGAAGGATCAGCACTGATGAATGCTGGTGATTATATGCGAAATTTGGAGGCAATTTACAGACATATCTTACAGGATTGA
- a CDS encoding glycosyltransferase → MNTGDILNKYSEKCFLFAALKNPLCSSEEILQTISELKEVPFYQSSEAGQLLAEIQQLANQAVNSCVQMLIERGISPNTSQDELNRYFLHALRALQCGDYQGALRNLLIYDSYSEIIFPSYPHLYCYRGLAWYGLREYAKATSDFSSYLAVFPQDEIAHFYRGNALFFLGKLQEALDDYIVALQQHANFSEVIANAAILERSLAGDKKMLQQYDVGWQDSPWERTLALPKGMNFWSIPIFINNFNRLGCLQRLVEWLVNAGYKKIYILDNDSSYPPLLKYYCQLDENCPAVQVVRLKKNFGHTALWDSGILESMSVESSYVYTDSDVVPVDDCPKDFLRQLLAILQRYPLLKKVGLGLKTEGITCSNAAEILAQEQRYYLHKIEPDLYFGAVDTTFALYRNYRHYHLYVSARTTGDLMAWHLPWHYDYDNLPPDEIYYVNHANASASLVASLKKSGTFSEKEGNRT, encoded by the coding sequence ATGAATACAGGTGATATTCTCAATAAATATTCAGAGAAATGTTTTTTGTTTGCGGCATTGAAGAATCCTTTATGCAGTTCGGAGGAAATCCTACAGACTATCTCTGAACTGAAAGAGGTTCCCTTTTATCAAAGCAGTGAGGCAGGCCAACTGCTGGCTGAAATTCAGCAATTGGCTAATCAAGCAGTAAATAGTTGTGTTCAAATGCTTATAGAACGTGGTATTTCGCCCAATACGTCCCAGGATGAATTGAACCGTTATTTTTTGCATGCTTTGCGTGCTTTGCAATGTGGTGACTATCAGGGGGCTTTGCGCAACCTGCTGATTTACGACAGTTATAGCGAGATTATTTTTCCCTCCTATCCGCATCTTTACTGCTATCGAGGACTGGCTTGGTATGGCTTGCGTGAGTATGCCAAAGCAACATCAGATTTTTCTTCATATCTTGCTGTTTTCCCTCAGGACGAAATAGCGCATTTCTACAGGGGAAATGCGTTATTCTTCTTGGGAAAGTTGCAGGAGGCTCTGGATGACTATATTGTTGCCTTGCAGCAGCATGCCAATTTTTCGGAAGTAATAGCCAATGCGGCTATTTTGGAGCGATCACTGGCAGGTGATAAGAAAATGTTGCAGCAGTATGATGTCGGTTGGCAAGATAGTCCTTGGGAGCGAACATTGGCTTTGCCGAAGGGGATGAACTTTTGGTCAATCCCTATATTCATCAATAATTTTAATCGTCTTGGATGTTTGCAAAGATTGGTGGAGTGGCTGGTGAATGCGGGATATAAAAAAATCTATATTCTGGACAATGACTCATCCTATCCGCCATTATTGAAATATTATTGTCAGTTGGACGAAAACTGTCCTGCAGTGCAGGTTGTACGACTGAAAAAAAATTTCGGGCATACAGCACTTTGGGACAGTGGCATATTGGAAAGTATGTCTGTGGAAAGTTCATATGTCTATACGGATTCAGATGTAGTGCCTGTTGACGATTGCCCTAAGGATTTTTTGCGGCAGCTGCTGGCTATTTTGCAGCGTTATCCGTTGCTGAAAAAAGTCGGACTGGGATTAAAAACGGAGGGGATTACCTGTAGCAATGCAGCAGAAATACTAGCCCAAGAACAGCGATACTATCTACATAAAATAGAGCCTGATCTTTACTTTGGTGCTGTGGACACTACATTTGCTCTTTATCGCAATTATCGTCATTATCACTTATACGTATCTGCCCGCACCACGGGTGATTTGATGGCCTGGCATCTTCCCTGGCATTATGACTATGATAATCTGCCACCTGATGAGATTTACTATGTTAACCATGCCAACGCCTCCGCCAGTTTGGTGGCTTCCTTGAAAAAAAGCGGCACATTTTCGGAAAAAGAGGGAAATCGAACATGA